CCTGTTGGGAGTGCCAGTGGGGATTCCTCATGAGTTTCAGGCCTTGGGTAGGAATGATGgactctggcacttactacctaTTATGGGTCCAGCCATAGTGGATGCTAGACAGACTGCATGGATTAATTATATCTACTATAATCAACAGCGTTTGGTGAATTACTCCCGTGATGCACTCACTGGTATGTCTGAACAGCTTGAGGCCACATTTGGGGTTTCCAGACAGAATAGACTTGCCTTGGATATGCTTCTTGCCAGTCAGGGGGACGTCTGCAAGATGTTCGGTAAACAATGTTGCATGTATATTCCTAATAATACCAGTCCAGATGGTGGTATATCTGAGGCGGGCTTGATGCACTATCTGCTAAGATGAGGTCCACGGAGGGGGGTTGGAGGAGTCTGTTCTCTtggcctggtttggtaagtacactggtatgatggttactggatttctgaccctaattcttgTATTATCTGTTATTGATGTGAtgtgctgcttgcatcatactgtgttttaagaagtctgttacagatgtgatgAAGGCTTCAGGGAggatgggactgactgaggatgacacATGGTATGCTGTGGGTGAGGTAGTAGAATGATTTTACACCACCACAGTTCCTTGTTATACATTTTTATGATAGGTTTTCTTTCcagtatgtttgttctccctgttgTAAAGGTTTGGAGTCCCTGGGTGGCAAGGAGCCCACCTGGTACAGgataggagtagctgagaggaccagatggtttctaataattctttactctgttttccatgaccaaGTTTTATCCTACATCTTACATGTCAATAACAATAAAGTTTTATCCTGTTTTTAATAAGTGACACCCTTGTGGGTGACAAAGGGGGAAACAAAAGCATACAACAAAGGCATATATCACTTGTTATTAATAATaaactttttattattttcatgTAATGCTATGACTGCTGAAATAAAGGATAATGAGTGACACCCTAGCGGGTGTCAAAAGGGGGACTTAAATTTCACACTATTTTCTTTTGTTCTGTTTTTGAATGAGCTGTTCTCTTTTGACATGAAGGTAGtttaaactttgtaactgttaTATGATTCATTGCTGAATTTTTGTTCACACCCTTGGGgttattttacattatagccattaccatatataagattgaatattatctgctgttgccttgtgtggaggtatgtatgtgttatgctacctagctgatttgaaacattgttaaaagtATCAGGGCCATGGAACTTTCTCATGCTGGAAAAATACAGAAGGGAGGGCACATTCAGAGCGTGGGGTTGCGAGAACAAGTGGtctttttgttagataacaggagccaggtgctagATAACGGTATGGAGCATGAGACCCATCTTTCAGTTTTTGCAGCCATTTTAGGAGGGGGATCCAGTTGCTTTTATTGATTAAGCTTCTCCATTGTATGTCGTGTCCCATCTGGGATGGGAAGAGggggaaattatttttctttGTGGGCCATTTCCGTATAGACTTACCTAGTTTAGGCTATTTTTCCTTTTTGGATTATATTTTCGTTTTTGTTTGGAGTAATGTATCTGGACTATATCACATCTCTtaggagatgtgaagagagggaaTCACAACTTTTTCCTGCTGGAAAAAGTTGGCTTATGTGGAcaatcattttatttttattttgagctGTTCTCCGCTCTGTTAAATGAGGGTTGTAAGTTCCTAGGTGGCTGGTAGCCAACTTAGTACATAGTGGGATTGAATGGAGAACATGATGGTAATACATATATATCTATTTCTGTTTAATACCGTGCCTTATTTCATAGTCCCTTTGGGAGAAGTTTCTCTTTGTGTCTGGATCTAGTTAGGTTGTGTCACGTCTCTGGTGAGACGTGAAGAGAGGGTTTTGTAAAGAATTGCTATTTTCTTATGCAAGTGACCAGCCTACTGCTAAATACATGGCTACAACTCACAGTAAAGCCTGTGGGGTCCCCTACAGGATAGCTCCCACATTACACACTGACTGCCAAACCAGCGCACACACATAGTCTCCTTTCTAGCTGAACATTGTGTGCCCGAAGAGGATTCTACGATGACGGACAGACAactgagccaatggcggaagactacagactacaccccagctgaaccaatccaaagatccgatctcccaggatcaacctactttctgttctgTATAAATTGTGTGTGTAGCGGTTAACTCGCCCtcttttcctgctgttctgtgcgagcgaaCGGGAGAGCCGTATttacgtgtaccagatattctcactctgaataaactgtcgcttgtcgtacaaatttgaccaccttgtctgaatcgattcttaaccggctcacccttctacatatccttttatcaacaaAACCCAACCGAACTTCTCAATTGAATTTACCCTAACATTTAACGTACCCTGTTTTTGTGTTAAACTTCTCATGTCAATTGATTCATAAATAGCCATAACGTCCAGGCAGGCTGGAATTGTATTGTATCTCTCCGTTATCCCCTCCATTTAACTTtaggtaactctctctcttctatgaTACATCTATTTAATTACGACTCCCATCTCAATACATTATTATTCCACCCGATCATTTTGGGCGGAATATGTTTCAAAATTGTATCGTAATATGAGCTAAATTGTTTcgccgttttttttttttttttaataacttCTTTTATCAATTCTATCTAGAACACATAATATCTGTTCAGTTATATCTTTTGCAAACACTGGCGACCGTATTTTTCAGGCAAAACATGCAAATAGGTCAATTACGATCTAAAATCAATTTTAGTTAAACGGGAACCGAACCGTGGATTACCGTTGGTGAGACGGCCGTGCTCACCACTCCCCTACCAGCACAATGGATTTTGACTGAGACTCTCCGCAAATATACCCATTTTCACAGTTAATTTTATTTGTTACTCCGACATCTAGACAACAGAAAATAGCCCAAATTTAAACGCCCAACGTTTTCTCTCAGTTTAAGATTCTCATTCATCTCGCTCCCTTTGTATCTGTTTTAGAAGGGATTCTAACTTTTCGACATCTAGGCGTCCGTCAAAACCATACCTTTTTCCCATTTAGGACAGAAATCTACATTCCTTCTATCTTTTTGTTTCATATAACGGTAATCTTCCGTCTTTGCAGAAAGCAGTTTAGAAGTGTTACTACCCATTATAAATCCTTGCCGTTCTTTTGTAGCTATGGTATCTAATCACTTATCTATGCCTTTCTATATAATTTTAAATTCTATGTGCGTGCAGTTCTATAAATTTGTAATTTACCGTTACTTAGTTACTATCCtgtctgcctatgtgtgtgttcctttaaAAATAATCAGTATGTATTTTCCATCTCGGTCGGGTGCGTTTCTCATGATTTAAGTTTAGCTCTTTTATGGAAATCTTACCAATAGCTTTGACTTTTGAAACAAACATTAGGTCTAACCTTACAACTATAAGCCCAGggtttgtaaagccctagttaaaATCTTATTTTCCGGTTGTGTCAGTAAAGAACTCTAATAATCGTTATCTCACGCCATTAATTGTTAGATTTTCCCTCTCGCCTAGAAACATCATGTCTACAAATATGGCTTTTAtctcatttctttagatttaattttccctctcctcctcatttggATATTTTCCGTAGTATTAGTTGAATCCGGACGGTGATCAATACTGCCACTATTTAAATGACCCATCCAGTTATCTTGCGCATTCTTGCCGTCTCTCTACGCCCAGTATTTGTACAAGATCCCGTCCTATCTCCCAGTACCTATTTAATATCCCTTCTTAATCTCGGGCTGGTGTGCCACTCATGACTAAGTTTTAGTTTATTTTCGGTAGTgcacattaccacaggttattTTCGAACCTGCTTCCGTGTATATCGGTTCTACAAAACCCATTGTATGATGATCATACACCCTTGTGGGGATAGCAAAGTTCTCACTATTGATGAATTCTCAAAACATCAATTAAACTCAATTCCCCCAAAATCAAGAATAAAAAATACTGACCTTATCGCCGACTGGGAAAGCAATGTTCGTTGTatctagtcactctctctgtcctctgtgataatacgcaggcctgtttcaattttaacctcaattcagaggtcaggtctttagtaAAACGAGTCAAACTCGTCCGTGCACGATTTTCCAGCTTACTACctccaggcacagagagagatgtttagatccggctcgaaggaccaaattgatagaggaattcttaatccctttatgttttattgccaaaatcaattcaattcgcactcatttctaattcatgataagttgtaagtttatcatttgcatgaattagcaagagaccagtcttaaaaacaagttcagcatttattcttgatgagtactggcccaaaatacaaagaacattacattttaaagaaagaagacataaaatgacgtcatcagttacacCCCCTCTCTCCGATTCTCACAAGAACCCATTGTTTTAGGAATGGAACATTTTCCCAGGCatttcttatctgtctgaaaagccACAGCATCCCTcaaactttcccaggagacacagacacaatttatttctgcttacattttcagtaacagtacaattaagaacccatacttttcaaatcataacataatagtattagcataaatggttctaatcattaatGAATACATAATTGtaatcatctaaactatattttcctctatcaattACTTaaattatgtgagctaaacataataaaataaacatttcccTTTTAAGTATAATTTGTAGAAAGTACTAATGttactactatatatatatatatacacctatatAAAACATGTCATTtatttgaaatactgtagaattgcattcattcctatggaggactgctcctactgaGGAGTGACAATATGGCCGACCACTGGCTTCAAAGCCTttcattggccaatacatagcgtcagtcatccagggtttatatacatcattggttaTAATCCTGAACCTAGAGCAAACTAGAAGGCGGTGATATTATCTTGCTTGAAGAATGTTAAATGACAAAAATGCAATAATTAAGCATGTTTATTAACAATCTTTTAGAGAATGAAGTTCAATTTAACACAAATCTTGAAAACAAATTACATAGGAAAACCGAACAAACAATTCACATTACAGAAAGTAGATCTGAGCTATTTTAACACAAacataacaatatatatatatatatatatatatatataggtaggtGCTGAACATTTGTTCAGATTAACGTAATCTGCAATCTCATTTATTGTTCTAGGATGAGTTTCACAAAGAGCCTCTCATGGATGAGGTAAACCTGTGCCGTTCTTCTTGAGTGCAATATAAAGAAAAATCCAGATTCTCCCCCCTCCTCCGGAACACTTCCTGTTAAATTGGGCCTGAAACTGTCATCTTGTCAACTTCCTCCAGAGATGGACATCTTTTAGCTAGAGGCTGTGTCATCACCTGAATGTTCCTGTGAGACAACAAATCATACAGCTCAGTAACCGTCCAGGTAAACATGTAACGTACACAGCAAATAACTGCACAGAAATGTTGGTTGAATAATGTAAAGAATAGATATCCGCGATCTATCCCCTCCATGATCCTACTTTCTCAAACCTGTGCACCTGTGACTTACATTATTTGGTAATAGGGTTACTATATAAAAGAGCAGTCGGCCAACCCTTGTTTCTACACTTATGGTAAAGAAGCATAGACAACTCAAGTGAGATGATTCTGAGGAGATTCAACAGGATTCTGGGTGCTTTACCATAAACTTCAGATAGTGACAGAGGCTGCTGCAGTGTTGGTTCCTAGCTTCGTCCTCATTGACATAGATGACTTGACACAGGTCGCAGAAGTAGCCAATGACAGGTTTAATGAATTCTCTTCCTGTAACAAACACATTAGAAAGCATAGTACTGTACTTCATAAAGACAATGCCTCTTTACTACGGTTCATTGCTGCACAACTTGGTAGTGTTTTCAAAGCAAACTAATTAAAATAGTTGTTTCAGTGATGAAGTCTAAAAAGGTACTTTTGTTATTTTTCTTGAAAGGAGACATGACAGTAGCCTTGGGTGCCAGTCTTATTGTGCTCTCTTGCCTACTCCTTATAGAATTGTCATGCCATGGAGTTgacaagagcacaaacagatctgagaccaggctatagaaagaGGTAACAGAtatgagaccaggctatagaaagagacaaccgatctgggaccagtctatagaaagagacaacagatctgagaccaggctatagaaagagacaacagatctgggaccaggctatagaaagagacaacagatctgagaccaggctatagaaagagacaacagatctgggaccaggctatagaaagagacaacagatctgggaccaggctatagaaagagacaacagatctgggaccaggctatagaaagagacaacagatctgagaccaggctatagaaagagacaacagatctgggaccaggctatagatacagacaacagatctgagaccaggctatagatacagacaacagatctgagaccaggctatagaaagaGGTAACAGAtgtgagaccaggctatagaaagaGAACAGATCTGAGACCGGGCTATAGAAAgagaacagatctgagaccaggctatagaaagagaacagatctgagaccgggctatagaaggagacaacagatctgggaccaggctatagaaagaGAACAGATCTGAGACCGGGCTATAGAAAGAGataccagatctgagaccaggctatagaaagagacaacagatctgggaccaggctatagaaagaGATACCAGATCTGGGACCAAGCTACCATGAGTGCAGTGAGGCTATGAATCACATCCAAACACTTACCCACTGGGTTGTTGGCCTGGAACGATGACTCCATACCAGTCTTTATGGAATCTGGTCTCGTTTCCACATTATCCCCCATCTTGGTTTCTGCATTATCCTCGTTGCTACAGGCCTTCTTCTCTtcctcagcagcagggacagGGGCATCCTTTTGGTCTTCACCGTTGGAGGATTGGTCAATATCCCCTTCAGACGCTTCTCTGTCCTCCTTGTCACAGTGTTGGGCTGGCTCGGAGCATACTTGTCGTGCCGTCTTCTCTTTTGTCTCCTCGTCCTTCTCTTTTGTCTCCTCGTCCTTAGCCGCTGACTTTGAGTGACTGCTGGTCCGTCCACTCCTTATCCTGCTACTGCTTCTAGTACTCATGTGATCCTTCTTCCGATCACTTTTAGAATCAGATTCAGGTTTCCACCTGACAAAATAAGAGAATTCCTTTTTAAGTCCAGACTTATATAAAGTTTAGAAACGCTTACCTTAAGATAGATAGGCAGAAATCACTGCACGTAAAATATGATCAGACGGGGATATTTTCTATCAGAAGAGACAAAGAAGCAGCAATTATCAGTGGTTCCCACAAGGGATGGGACGGAGTGTGTTACACGTCTGTTTAGCAGAGCAGACACCAACCCTGTTGTTAGTCTCTTGTATTTCTGAGACCGCAGGACGATCAACCTCTGGCCGTATAATTTACAGCCATCATAACGCAGCGATCTTAAAGCCTTTGTCACATCAGAAGATCTCTCCATCTCAATGAAGCCCTGAAAGattgatgagagaggagagagagaccagggttaCTGAAACAACAAATGTGATCAGACTTGTAGTACATCATGAGGATCGACTCCATTTTAGATTTCCTTCTGTGAGGAACATACCTCTTCACCATTGCGAAGGAGGAAATAGCGATGCACTCTCCCGAAGCCTTTAACAATCTTCAGGAAGTCACTATCTGTATAGAAGCCTCTGGGAAGGTTTTTGACGTAGATCACTCTACCAGGTGTCTGATCACGTCCTGAGGGctgaaataaaaacatattttacagGTGTGGTTGTAACAACCTTATTGACAATAGTTAACTAAAGCTGCATTGAA
This DNA window, taken from Oncorhynchus gorbuscha isolate QuinsamMale2020 ecotype Even-year linkage group LG13, OgorEven_v1.0, whole genome shotgun sequence, encodes the following:
- the LOC123994199 gene encoding matrin-3-like, with product MLCFDVCSPQPDFPEDLENLITLDELEEDSSVDNQDNQSTDEIKSRSKSKPSGRDQTPGRVIYVKNLPRGFYTDSDFLKIVKGFGRVHRYFLLRNGEEGFIEMERSSDVTKALRSLRYDGCKLYGQRLIVLRSQKYKRLTTGWKPESDSKSDRKKDHMSTRSSSRIRSGRTSSHSKSAAKDEETKEKDEETKEKTARQVCSEPAQHCDKEDREASEGDIDQSSNGEDQKDAPVPAAEEEKKACSNEDNAETKMGDNVETRPDSIKTGMESSFQANNPVGREFIKPVIGYFCDLCQVIYVNEDEARNQHCSSLCHYLKFMEHSGDDTASS